One segment of Salvia splendens isolate huo1 chromosome 20, SspV2, whole genome shotgun sequence DNA contains the following:
- the LOC121782058 gene encoding uncharacterized protein LOC121782058, with protein sequence MECNKDEALRAKSIAEGKLEKKDFAGAVKFASKAQTLYPGLDGISQILTTLEVYISAENKINGENDWYGVLGVNPSADEETIKKHYRKLALSLHPDKNKSVGADGAFKLISEAWSLLSDKNKRLQYNQRRGSIGFQHKAQMHSGGPSAPSRGNGTFNFSSRAPSVLKNNTTKRPPPKPTPGPPPRNDTFWTICHRCKMHYEYLKEYLNSTLLCPNCREAFLASETAPPSNFPKSSNQLPRQQSSNSRPSRNSFEQGRNVSAAKTSGPSQAGSNLGKHSYQQCPPSGSRGVGSTEPSIAAKAANVVQQAQNKLKRSYSELHASALREGGVQKRKLDDDRSHFGMNHNVAPGNGVFAVGSSAPGSRIYGFSGTTYQQPNSTRELSPLETRNLLIAKARKEIMNKLFLWRSKPEAIKQKNISKGSKKGHKGTSHIEGPDQNENGDQPRKVKVSNSADNASKEDPEAVSMTVPDPDFHDFDVDRSELSFGDNEVWSAYDDDDGMPRFYALVHKVVSRKPFKLRISWLNSKTTNEFSNMDWVGSGFYKTCGEFWVGKHENCKSMNAFSQKVNWSKGPRGNILIVPRKGDVWALYKNWSSDWNEHTPDEVIHKYDMVAVLDDYSEEEGVRVAPLVKVVGFKTVFRPNMDPEAIKRIPKEEMYRFSHRVSNHLLTGLEAEDAPKGCLELDPAATPLELLQVITEK encoded by the coding sequence ATGGAGTGCAACAAAGATGAagccctccgggcaaaatcaaTTGCTGAGGGCAAGTTAGAAAAAAAAGATTTTGCTGGTGCTGTAAAATTTGCTTCAAAGGCTCAGACTCTATATCCAGGTTTAGATGGTATTTCCCAAATTTTGACCACACTTGAGGTGTATATTTCTGCTGAGAACAAAATAAATGGAGAAAATGACTGGTATGGGGTACTTGGTGTGAACCCATCAGCTGATGAAGAAACAATAAAGAAACACTATCGCAAGTTGGCTCTGAGTTTGCACCCTGATAAGAATAAATCAGTTGGTGCTGATGGTGCTTTTAAACTTATTTCAGAGGCCTGGAGTTTGTTATCAGATAAGAATAAGAGGTTGCAGTATAATCAAAGGAGGGGTTCCATAGGGTTTCAGCATAAAGCCCAGATGCATAGTGGTGGTCCATCAGCACCATCCAGGGGAAATGGGACTTTCAACTTCAGCAGCAGGGCACCATCCGTTTTGAAGAACAATACTACTAAGCGGCCACCACCTAAGCCAACTCCTGGACCACCTCCTAGGAATGATACTTTTTGGACTATCTGTCATCGGTGCAAGATGCATTATGAGTACCTTAAAGAGTATCTCAACAGTACTCTCCTTTGTCCCAATTGTCGTGAAGCCTTTTTGGCTTCTGAGACAGCCCCACCTTCAAATTTTCCAAAATCTTCTAATCAGCTTCCTCGGCAGCAATCTTCAAATTCTCGTCCTAGTCGAAATTCTTTTGAACAGGGAAGAAATGTTTCAGCTGCTAAAACCTCAGGTCCATCTCAAGCAGGTTCAAATTTGGGTAAACACTCGTACCAGCAGTGTCCACCTTCTGGATCAAGGGGTGTTGGAAGTACAGAACCATCTATTGCAGCGAAAGCAGCCAATGTTGTTCAGCAGGCACAGAATAAGTTGAAGAGGTCATATAGTGAATTACATGCATCTGCGTTAAGGGAGGGAGGTGTTCAAAAGAGAAAACTAGATGATGATCGTAGTCATTTTGGAATGAACCATAATGTAGCTCCAGGAAATGGTGTCTTTGCAGTTGGTAGTAGTGCACCAGGATCAAGGATTTATGGTTTTTCGGGTACCACCTATCAACAACCAAACAGTACAAGAGAATTATCGCCCCTTGAAACACGTAATTTGTTAATTGCAAAGGCTCGGAAGGAGATTATGAACAAGCTGTTTTTGTGGAGGTCAAAGCCTGAAGCAATCAAACAGAAAAACATATCTAAGGGAAGCAAGAAAGGACATAAAGGTACTAGTCATATTGAAGGACCCGATCAGAATGAGAATGGTGATCAACCAAGGAAGGTTAAGGTCAGCAATTCTGCGGATAATGCTAGTAAAGAGGATCCTGAAGCTGTTTCAATGACTGTTCCAGATCCAGATTTCCATGATTTTGATGTGGATAGATCAGAACTTTCTTTTGGGGATAATGAAGTTTGGTCTGcttatgatgatgatgatggcatGCCACGTTTTTATGCTCTCGTTCACAAGGTGGTTTCTAGGAAGCCTTTTAAGCTGAGGATTAGCTGGCTTAACTCAAAAACAACAAATGAATTTAGCAATATGGACTGGGTTGGCTCAGGTTTTTATAAAACGTGTGGAGAATTTTGGGTGGGAAAGCACGAGAACTGCAAATCAATGAATGCCTTCTCTCAAAAGGTTAACTGGTCAAAGGGCCCACGTGGGAATATTTTAATAGTCCCCCGGAAGGGTGATGTTTGGGCACTTTACAAAAATTGGTCATCTGATTGGAATGAGCATACCCCTGATGAAGTAATCCACAAGTATGACATGGTAGCCGTGCTGGATGACTACAGTGAGGAAGAGGGTGTGCGCGTTGCTCCCCTTGTAAAGGTTGTCGGTTTCAAGACAGTATTTCGTCCCAACATGGACCCTGAAGCGATCAAGAGGATTCCAAAGGAAGAGATGTACCGTTTTTCTCACCGGGTTTCAAATCATTTGCTCACCGGGCTAGAAGCCGAAGATGCTCCAAAAGGATGCCTGGAGCTTGACCCTGCAGCTACCCCATTGGAACTTCTTCAGGTGATAACCGAAAAGTAA
- the LOC121782060 gene encoding abscisic acid receptor PYL8-like, producing MMNIKGFGAAEREYIRKHHTHEIKDNQCSSFLIKRIKAPVHLVWSHVRRFDQPQKYKPFVSRCIVQGNLEIGSLREVDVKSGLPATTSTERLELLDDNEHILSVRIVGGDHRLRNYSSIVSVHPEVIDGRPGTVVIESFVVDVPEGNTKDETCYFVEALIRCNLKSLADVSERLAVQDRTEPIHRS from the exons ATGATGAACATCAAAGGATTCGGCGCGGCGGAGAGAGAGTATATACGGAAGCATCACACGCACGAGATTAAGGATAATCAGTGCAGCTCCTTCCTCATCAAGCGTATTAAAGCGCCCGTACATCTT GTTTGGTCTCATGTCAGGAGGTTTGATCAGCCACAGAAGTACAAACCTTTTGTTAGCCGTTGCATCGTGCAGGGAAATCTTGAAATTGGCAGTCTGAGGGAAGTTGATGTTAAGTCAGGTCTCCCTGCTACGACCAGCACCGAGAGATTGGAGCTTCTTGATGATAATGAGCACATACTTAGTGTAAGGATCGTTGGTGGAGACCACAGACTCAGA AACTACTCTTCCATAGTGTCTGTTCATCCTGAGGTCATTGATGGGAGACCTGGGACAGTAGTGATTGAATCGTTTGTGGTGGATGTGCCTGAAGGGAACACAAAGGACGAAACATGCTACTTCGTCGAAGCACTGATCAGGTGTAATCTGAAATCACTGGCTGATGTTTCAGAGAGGCTTGCTGTGCAAGACAGAACTGAACCCATCCACCGTTCCTAA